GTTTAATATCACTTCACATTTATACAAGCACATACTGAGGTTATTGGGAATCTTGCAAGTGTTTGGCAACactttatatatacagtgtacaCGTATTATTTTTGTTGTCTATTATAAATCAGAAACCTCAAGATAAACTACAGCATTTTGAAGTGCCCTGTATTGCAAGTGCTCCATTGGATTTTTCTGAGCGGTTTTTTCTCCCTCCTGTGTTCTGATTAATATCCGTAACACAGTGATTCCGGCCAGCTGCCAGCGAGCCATTGGTTGCACTAGTCCTTAAGGAAAATTTGTTACCTGGTTTTTCCCCATTACCACTTAAGGTTTCCATATTTGATACAGATTTAATCAAAGAAGGTGAGTGTGGAGGTCTTGTAATTACTTGGGAATCAGACACAGGACGAGTACCAGCTTGTCGAACTGGCCGAGGTGAATCTATAAGTCCAACCACAACATCACTAGCACCAATCACTTGGGAAGATCCTACATCTTTGCTGGAGGAAGTTAGGGGGTTTTCTGATGGACTTTCTAGACCTTCAGTAATGTTATCTTCACACTGTCCATTATCATCTGTTACTCTGATTACAACACGATCTCTTATATTATCTGCATGAGGCTGCTTATTATCTTTAGCACTTTCAGAACATGATCTATTTTCTATGTAAATTGTGGTAACATTGTCAGTAGACACAGTTATGTTACTGGATGCACATTGCTCAAGAAGTGAAGCTTCAGATACACTACATGCAGGTAACTCTCCTTCTTGTTCTCCAGTGGCTAACACTATACAGTTTAAAGAACGGCTTTCTCGCAGTGTTGTATCTATATCTAACATATTTTCAGTACTTCCAGCTTCTTCCTTATGGTTTCCAGCTTTACGTTCCTCATCACAAGCAGCTGACAATGGCCTATTTCCACGGGCGTTGGCTTGCCCTTGTACACTACTAATGCTGTCTGCTACTGGGGGAGGAATGAGGGTCTGGTTATTTGGTTCCTCTACAATTACTTCACTTGTTTGGAATCCATcaactttttcaatatttattgatGTCAACACTTCTTGAGAGTCACACTGCTCATCTAGTAAGTCTCGTGCCAAATGCCTTGTTAGTACTCGCTGCTGCCGTCTTTTTCTAGCGTCCTGATCATCATCTGAAGCATCTGATGAACTGCAAGATGCAGTTCGTGACCTAACTAGTCGGTGCCTGCGCATAACAACGGGAGAAGCTACCGCACCACCAACATTATTACTAGATGTGCTGGTCATACGATTACTCCCACTGCTACCTTCCCCATCTGACTCTCCTTCTTCAAATATTTCATTAAGCATGAGCTGTGGAGAAGATCGAACTGAATGAAGCCTTCTGTTTGGTGATGGGAGTGTTTTGAATTTGTGATTGAAAAAGGAACCTTGGTTCTTTGGTGAGGATGGCAATTGTTGTGGTCCCGGGGATGTTGGCGATGAAGCTTGAGATGTGGGAGATGAAGAAACTGAAGACTGTGGAGTAATTCTAGGTGGTGGCAACATAGGGCCTTGGGGAGTATTTGTGGAAagattattagtgttattattattattattattattattactgttattattagtaGTTGTTGTATTAAAGTTTGGTGGTGCTAAGCTGCTTGGTGGTGTTGTAGCTGGCGAAGTACCAGCACTTTTAGCTCTCCCTCTGCCTAACCCAATATTTGAGGAAGGGGGGAATGGAGGTTCTGGTAAGGGCGGATCATCACCAGAAGGTGAAGTAGCAGCGGAACCTTGAAGAGAACCTTGATGTGAACCACTGCCCCGTCTAACACACTCAAGACGATGCAAAAGGGAAAGGTCCAGTTTCATATCTCGGACACATTTCTCTTTCAAAGATGAATTACTAGATGCACGTGACCCCCTTCGGGAACCACTTCTTGATCCGCTTCTAGAACCACTTCGAGACCCGCTGCGCGATCCACTTCGAGACCGTTGCCCTTTGTCTGTAGtatcctcctcttctttcttgtcATCTGCATCTTCttttggttcttcttcttcctcctcttcctcttcctctaaaATGCTAAAAGTCCTCATTCTTCCTCCAGTTCGAACCTGaaataatattgtgaaatttaTTGTAATCTGCATTAAAGATAataccagattaaaaaaaaattcaaaaactttTTCTAACTGTAAGGATAAAAACTGCATTAAACAGACTACTGAATGAATTTTGCATGAATGCAGCAAGAAAAACATATTtactacagaaaaaaatgaaataaaataagattgctatacaatataataaactTGCAATGTgaactatatattaaataaaagcaaatagcctTAAAAACCTTTGTCTTAAAATTTTGTCAGATTCCAAGTTGAAaactattttatgataaaaaacatgAATCTTGGTGTAAATCAAAagagaaaactgaaaattaaaaaaatatccaaaaataacAAAGAGCACTTCTTAAGGATGAGCAGCTAACATGCTCAACACAAAGGTCTCCCATTcctaattttgaattatttttatttctaactttATTAATCTAATTCCATTTGTAAGGGTAATGGAAAATTACTCCACAACCCCAATGCAACACAAAAACAAACTGAATTCCCAACACAACCTCTCCTGTGAAGAATTATTTCAAGCCTAGGTGTATCAAACCTCTCGATATCTCTAACTGGAATAAAAGTTCAATGCAAATTTGTTACATTTTTCCTCATTCATAAATATTATACTAACAAAAACACAAGCTGGGATAGAATGAGCTTTCATTCCAAAATCTGCTATGATACACATGCATCCACAGGGCAAATGAACAAATGGCCCTCATACAGAAAAAGAGCTTTTGACACCTTTCATTCCATTGTAAACATGAAAAACTACAGATCTCATTAAAGAAACctgaaatataatacatataattttactcTAATTGGCTGCAAGTAAAGTACTGTAGTACCTGAAAATATATACGTAAACTTACAAGGTGTTTATTTTTCACATCAATGTTACACATAATAGTGTTAATAACTGTACAAACACTTGAACCTATTTCATCATAATTTTACTGTACAGCAAAGAGAATTCAAAAGGTAAACCTTATGAAAAAGTAGGCTTGCAAAACTAGTTGTACAGCGAAGGACATGATGACAAAATTTTGTGATACacatttcaaattaaattaacataattacaaGACAGTTAAAACACTCTTAAGGTACCTGACAACAATGCTGATtgcatattaaaaagaaaaatggtttagCATGCTATGCAGGGTTTACcactgacaaaaaaatttatttgtgtcAATTAGAAGTTACTAATGCATTTCCCTGAGCTATAGGTATACAACAGTCATATATACAGTCagttttatgtagtatatatgcacgtataatGTTTATACAGAGGTGCTTAAtcatttactttcctttttttgtgagacaattttaacacttttaaacttttaataagGTTTGTGATGTGAAAATGATTACAAACCTTATGACATTTCACACTAGAGATCTTCAGTTTTAAGGAAATTCAATTCTAAATGCAATTTCATATCTACATAAGTATGTTAATTTGCAGTGTCACCAAAATACTTTTGAAATGGTCATGATCATCGCCATTATGGATAACATTTGATGTGTTATTCTTTTCTTCATCTAAATAAAATGACTGATAAACTagttaattttcaaattatcatcattactgaACCTATCATTAAGCAAAATGCTTTCAAATTGAATATCTTAACCTCCACTGCAATTACTGTTGATATGTGTCATGTACTATTTCAGGAATTAAAACTAAGAAATGTTTCATAAAAATCAACTTTAGAAATATTGCATGCTTTGAAAACCCCAAAACACATTCTGCTGATTGATGaatgtaagtgtttaaatttctttcTGGCTAAAGGAAGACCTTTGTGCTGAAACTTTTTTTGTGCTAGCACTAATGGTATTTAATTCATCACTCCTATAAAGTTAACGTTGACAAAACTACATCCTGTATTGACACAACAATACATCTAGATTCTGGCAAaactatatgtaaataataacatactaaaactaaaacaggttttttgtaataaaaaataaacatacaatatCTTTCACAACCATGACAAAAAATCAGTTTTAcaaaaatgaaactaaacaataaatacatgtaagtaattataaaataaaagaaacttggGCAACAATAAAACATCAACAAATTTAAGGAAATTCAGCTAATGAAAGCTCACAATATCTAATAGTGTTAGTAATTCAAGGAACTTTTAATATGGTAAAAAATTAAAGTTGCTATTTATCACTCCAAAAAATGGCTCATACACTTTTCAACAGTAGGGCAATACACTCCACAGGCCGTAAAATGCAGAACATACTATAAACCCAAGTAGAGCAAAAGGCAAGTCAAATCTACAATGTAAGCTTGAGTTGATGTTAATTCATACAGCCATTTGATAATGCACAcaccaacaatttcatatgcattCCAATCTTGAGCTTGTTCAGTTTACCTCCAATTGGAAAGCTAAACTCACATTCATACATTTCTGTCACTATAAGTGTCCTAAAGTATAATGACATTGTCTTAACTAAATTTATGAAATGGTACCTTTTAAATAAAACCTTATAATGGATATTAGCTTTTTTCATTATAACACAAAAATTTAATAGATTCTACAGCCAGAAGTATACAGAACAGCCCTTATCTACATTTAATCACTTTATCATACTGATTTGTAAACTCCCACTATCCTCAGGAACTTTCAAACCATGTTTAAGTCAGATATGCAACCAACTAAATCTTTATGactcctctctcttcttatggGGTCCATAAAACTTTCTCACAGAATTTATACTTTCTCACAAAATAACTTTTCTTGCAGTATGCAGTGAATAGTGTTTTTAATTATCtctataaaaatactatataaaatatatctgtacatatctatatactgtAAAATATATCTGTACTATACTTCATATGTGTGATGCATATGAATTTATACCTACCTATAAATTCTGTTCAGTATACTGTAAATACTTAGATTATTCAAAGTATAAAGCATTCAGTGGCCACAACCCGAGGAATAGATTCGTATTTGCCACTTTATATGTTCTCATCTGATCTCTAgaaacataatcatatatatttgcAGTTGGCTCTCAATTTACATGAGGGTTTGGTTTCTGGACCCAATTCCTGCAttagtaaaaaaattacatatattgaaaTAACTTCGTCAATGACACACTATATTACACATATTGAGATAACTTCATCAATGACACACTATACACTATAGATTATTTGCAAACATCTTTATGACCTATGCACATATTCCTCTATACTGTGAATACTCCAAGtatttatacataatttaaaCTGTAATGGCTAAAACAAAATACTATGTATACTATAAAAAATAACTGTTCATActgtacagctatgctcagaactgatCCTACATGATTGCGTAGGATTCCGTTTAAAATTCACTAATTGGCAACCTAatatgctccatatttatctgttatttcaatgcaaaatcaCAATTATTGCATACATTTAGGCCATAATATgattcataagagtgaaatctgtcatatatttcaaaacgtacgaaaatgtcacgtgtagccaaatttcagaaaaaacatttatgaattattttcaaaactttcattcactCATTACTGATGCATCTGACCAAAACaaagtcgtcatcaaacctcacttcaaatgttaaataaagaaatgacaaCAATTTTCAAAACATTAATACTGCTTCCAAAGCATGCATAAAATTTGATTCTTTTTACAACTCAatgttaataaaatttaaattccatgtactatatacaaaagtagaatgcgcccaccgatatcaacgtgtgactGGAGCGGGTGTGATGCAACCATTAGAATGGCGGTGCAACAAGAACCAcacctggtgtaacataggtCTACCATGAGTAGCGACAATTAAATTAccttaaaagggattttgacgtaggaaaaatctatttctgggcaaggaacccgtgtcgcccagtgaaatacgttcctttagcgctatttctgagataaaatattgctaaaataccaaagaactgctaaattggacatgccagaatattctgactcgctcacccttttTAAAAAGGTGTCAgtatgaatctggggcgagtgaaaaacactaccacagcagcctctccaattagccttttcctatttgttagaggaatatttggatattcatacaaaattatttttgttatatttcttaaatacctaaaaaatgatggcttactagcaaatattcatccatgcaattattcttttgtcaaagccaaaatTTTACTcctatagttcgacagatctaaactgacaGATTGTTTACCTTCTTtagaaaaaccctgttgccacttctctcttaacctttaaatcgtcccATTCCtaagtcctcagccatctcccagcGAAGCAATATTTGGGACATTACTtaatgaaactgaccgtataaatcctaatccaTAAACTTGATCCCCATTCTATATGGTTATTACATTTGagactatttattgttatattttttatgacttatacctttaaattttggatatatgtatgtattacagcaaaccttggttcagtgatgaagcaaaagttttaagtaaagagcaacaaaggttgagagttcaaatggacgatgaacaagacctagagaagaaacaacaactaaaaagaggaagaaatagaaagctgagagaactaagtgataggatgaagcatgaccaaaacatgttttggaaagaaagagctaccgaagttgaagtagctatggaaattggcgagagcagggctatgtttgcagctgtgagattcttgaggaacgcaagccagaaaaagtttggagggagtgatggcatgttggatgaagatgggaacttggtcacagacgaaatggagaaaaggaatttgtttgcaaggtattttgaaagactcctaaatgttgatactaccggtagAGATGaatgcattgcagatttaaacgaggcaCTGGAGGTACATGAAGAAgatattagtgcagaagaggtgaaagaggccttaaaatctgtaaaaaatggaaaaactgctggcgtgtgcgggataactacagagatgctaaaagcaggaggacgaaggatgatagaggcattaagagttgtttttaacaaagtttggaaaacagaggtggtaccaagcgattggaaaaaggcaattatgataccaatatataaaaataagggaaccaaaagggagtgtggtaactatcggggcataagtttacagTCAGTCCCAGGGaaatattcatgagagtaatacttaacagaataagacctatagtagaagagaaacttagagaacagcagtgtggttttagaagtggaaggtcaacagtggatcaaattttcaccttaagacagataattgagaagagatgggagtatgcaaagccaatattctgtgcttttatagacttggagaaagcgtatgattcagtatggagagatggaatgtggaaaGTGGCAGAACattatggtataccactgaaagtgataaggatactaaagaactggtaccaaggagtgtgcagctgagtacagctggatggacagcaaagtgactggttcccagttggaagtgggctaagacagggatgtgttatgtcacccaccttgtttaatgtatatattgaccatataatgagaacagtgatggagaatgaaaacagaggggctagtattggtggagaagtttttatggatttggactttgctgatgatgttgcgttggttgctgataagtggctggtgctggtaggtatggtaatgaggatggagacagagacacagaattttggcttgaacatcagcacaaagaagagcgagatcatggttgtgagtaaggatgatgattgggtgcacatggaggatatgacaatcagaggacaggaactcaagcaagttgagaagtttgtttacttgggaagtgtagtaacagcagacgggaggcaaattgaagatatacaaagaagaaaactaggagcagcaagagcttttgaggttctgagaaaaaaacgtttggtcaaggcatgaaatcagcttgaaaactaagatgagaatatttaatgcagtagtactaccagtcctgatgtatagtttttccacctgggcactgaccagaacagaggagaaaaggttggatgcttttgagatgaagctgctgagaaggatacttggcattaaatgggatgattatgttagaaatgaagacatcagggtgagattgaggcaaaggccagtcagtaccaggttgaagaggggaaggctgaaatggtttggacatgttgagaggatggatgggaatagagaccccaggagagcactgagagcagtacaaataggaagaagactgctgggcagaccaagaacgaggtggatagacataattgtcagggatcttgaggatgaaatccaaaacttagaggaagcaagggaaatggctcgggatagagcaagatggagaggaactgtatcagccttatgccactggcctgtggcaggaagataaagtaaaagtaaagtagGTATTGCAATTTTATTTGatgatctttttcattaaaagtactaaaaattGGTAATTTGAATACCATCCATTATGTCTTATGACATATTCTTATAATCTTGTCATTAGAGTAACTTCTATTTaatcttttttacttatttgaattttccgtctgccatactatccatcacctaaacaagtttgtaatattttgcgtttcattgctcttttattttaggttttcccctcattttcattcaagttatgatttacttcaatttcatctttttcataggtatattttgtctttaaaacCACATAGTATTCTGCCTTATTCTCTCTTGACTAGAATTTAGTTGATCTCCATTCTATTTGGTTAAAACTTTTAAGGTTGTAATATTCtcttatgtttttataatttataccttttaagttttgcatatattacatagcattttacctgaaaatgtttttcatttaaattacaaaaaaatctgGCAATTCCATTCAATATTTCTTATGACAGTTTCTTCTGAAAAATATATGACAGACAGATGTGAAAACAtattagagtaaaaaaaagatttattataaCTCATAAATCTAATACATGTAaccactttttactttttataaggttgttgcacataaactcatcattgggagagaaataattaatttacaataattGCCACAGGAATTGGATAAGCAGTGGGGCTTATCCAAAGATTAGCTTAAGAGATAAATCCTTTAAatttcatggtttaataggcttggcccacctgcaCATCGCATGTCAAAGGTAACAAGAAAAGTGGCAGCGTCTTTCGAAACAGTTGTCACGTTTATGAAtatgatttctcattttatttacaaataaaattataatcacaacaTGTGAATGCTCAAGTtcagcaaaacatgctaaaaactttaaactactcatttattgatttatgtgttATAAAGCAAGGTATtcaaaactggatactggtagaTGTGGCACCAGGGTTCttacccaaagaaaaaaacaatctctcactttagatctgtcgaactataggcctgggtgtgttagatttctttactttacacttagtattcacatctctatattaacaatttctgacCAGAAAGCAAATAAGGTTATCTACaaattcttgcacttcaagttaccttatgaaagaatgaattatacaccaaaagtgaACTAAAGGACTTTCAAGAAAGTAGTACGTACtattttaagccagttaaaaATCAAGTGTTCCAttcgccttgatattaatactaataaatgttttgattaatagccatcttctccatataatcaaaatcatcatcatcttttattcatcaaagaacaggtaatctctacgaATAAATTCATTACTAGgctaacagattacatctcagaaagcttagattatttttttagaccTATAAATCATTTGCAACAtccaggcagcttaaacacagcttAAAACTTCAACATTTAAAGAAAACTTGTTGCAATTCATActcctattttgaaaatattatcatgactgttaagcttattaggtctactgttataatgctgcagaggtagttatgttgaccagcccAAGGAGTATGTTAAGAGTGCTGTCATtgtactttgaactaagcaatgtgaaaaaatttaaaaaaatcagttcaaatcacacagattacaaaTTATACCAATGCACAAAAGGAATCATATTTATGTAACCATAAGGAAAAGTGCTAGCTGTGAATTTGCAAACTTGTCAACATGTATcacattaggaaaaaaaaagtttaacactacttggcaacgtttTAGGTATGAGATTATGGACAATACAGAATGAATCATGTCACctcagatttgagcatcactgtacagtgtatactgttgtttttaaaaataatgacaaaacaatTCTAAGCAAATTCAGTATGTACTACCTTTGTACCCACCATAACCATAACTGCATACATAACAATGTAACTAACAACCTAACATTCTTTTTTAGTCAGGACTAATGAattgcttgtatttacatatgCATGTACTAATGGCATGAAAGAGAATtaaatacagaagaaaaatatttcataaaagatgaaaatgtatatttatctTCTCTTTGTCTATTTGTATGTCTCTCTATAGTTTAACTAATCCAATTAAAAACAACATTTGCACCAATATAAGAatgattaataaacaaatatatatatatatatatatatatatatatatatatatatatatatatatatatatatatacacacacatatatacatacatacatacatatatacgtatgtatatatgtatgtgaaatatatatatatatatatatattatatatatatatatatatatatatatatatatatatatatatatatatatatacatacaggcagtccccagttattggtggtcTTGGTTattggtgatccggttttatggtgcttgtctagcgccataaaatcagcgatttatggtgccataatgggccgagtttcagttatcagtgccataaggtgccaataatagaattatggcaccataatagtATACCTAGCAGAgatgccattaactggttattggtgccataagtgtcataaattgccgagttttggttaatggcgatttTCACTTATCAGTGCCCCAccgagaacagaacccctgccgataaccagggactgcctgtatagtttcatataagtatatatgaaattttaatagccacaatgccctcttaacttctcgaattcactgcatttttggggggggatacgcttgtcactacaaagcctgaagatccaagttcaaagtaATTTTTGGAAGAAATTTGTTTCGTCCTATACCGGGAAACAAACCTAGGTCCCATAATCACCAAGAGGTCACGTTGCCCACCTGAccatgttataaaaaaataaataaataaaaattaaaaaattaaaaagagtaaagaatttgagaagttaagagggcatcgtagctattaaaatttcatatgtatctggtaaaaatgaccagtagatttacacgtgtgtgtgtgtgtgtgtgtgtgtatgtatatataatattatatatatatatatatatatatatatataatatatatatataatatatttatatatatgatatatataatatatattatataatatatatatatatatatctatatattattatatatagtttattatattatatataaatatatatatatatatatatatactagaagttTCTAATATGCAAGGGTGAATTTAACTAGTTGCACCTGGTACGTATttgtttttgaataaaataaattaatttcctcTTTCCATCTCTCCCTTACCTACTGGAGTTTTCATCAGGTTTCTGCAGATTTATCTAGGTAAGGC
The sequence above is a segment of the Macrobrachium nipponense isolate FS-2020 chromosome 2, ASM1510439v2, whole genome shotgun sequence genome. Coding sequences within it:
- the LOC135220794 gene encoding SNF-related serine/threonine-protein kinase-like isoform X1 produces the protein MKKKGAPAAASASSSSAASSPSSLSTAAGAAMRPPDKAASVGSTPSNATAKQGTMSVGGYDGKIAGLYDLEETLGRGHYAVVKLARHVFTGEKVAVKVIDKLRLDEVSRSHLFQEVRCMKLVQHPNVVRLYEVIDTQTKLYLILELADGGDMYDYIMKHDRGLDEGAACRYFRQIVHAISYCHKLHVVHRDLKPENVVFFEKQGVVKLTDFGFSNKFCPGQKLETSCGSLAYSAPEILLGDSYDAPAVDIWSLGVILYMLVCGHAPFQEANDSETLTMIMDCKYTIPEYVSEPCKKLIHRMLIRDPGKRSTLEDIAQDPWLQDGGTVDVAEVLPLVSRQHLTEEDHAHIIHKMVSGNIASMEEILDALDKNEYNYITATYFLLAERKLRAHRLQQADLAKNSVSSPVMSIRQSGGSLDESTIQTSNDTSKFIQDSQVSKDDMVNGVLHNKLSEVRTGGRMRTFSILEEEEEEEEEEPKEDADDKKEEEDTTDKGQRSRSGSRSGSRSGSRSGSRSGSRRGSRASSNSSLKEKCVRDMKLDLSLLHRLECVRRGSGSHQGSLQGSAATSPSGDDPPLPEPPFPPSSNIGLGRGRAKSAGTSPATTPPSSLAPPNFNTTTTNNNSNNNNNNNNNTNNLSTNTPQGPMLPPPRITPQSSVSSSPTSQASSPTSPGPQQLPSSPKNQGSFFNHKFKTLPSPNRRLHSVRSSPQLMLNEIFEEGESDGEGSSGSNRMTSTSSNNVGGAVASPVVMRRHRLVRSRTASCSSSDASDDDQDARKRRQQRVLTRHLARDLLDEQCDSQEVLTSINIEKVDGFQTSEVIVEEPNNQTLIPPPVADSISSVQGQANARGNRPLSAACDEERKAGNHKEEAGSTENMLDIDTTLRESRSLNCIVLATGEQEGELPACSVSEASLLEQCASSNITVSTDNVTTIYIENRSCSESAKDNKQPHADNIRDRVVIRVTDDNGQCEDNITEGLESPSENPLTSSSKDVGSSQVIGASDVVVGLIDSPRPVRQAGTRPVSDSQVITRPPHSPSLIKSVSNMETLSGNGEKPGNKFSLRTSATNGSLAAGRNHCVTDINQNTGGRKNRSEKSNGALAIQGTSKCCSLS
- the LOC135220794 gene encoding SNF-related serine/threonine-protein kinase-like isoform X2, coding for MSVGGYDGKIAGLYDLEETLGRGHYAVVKLARHVFTGEKVAVKVIDKLRLDEVSRSHLFQEVRCMKLVQHPNVVRLYEVIDTQTKLYLILELADGGDMYDYIMKHDRGLDEGAACRYFRQIVHAISYCHKLHVVHRDLKPENVVFFEKQGVVKLTDFGFSNKFCPGQKLETSCGSLAYSAPEILLGDSYDAPAVDIWSLGVILYMLVCGHAPFQEANDSETLTMIMDCKYTIPEYVSEPCKKLIHRMLIRDPGKRSTLEDIAQDPWLQDGGTVDVAEVLPLVSRQHLTEEDHAHIIHKMVSGNIASMEEILDALDKNEYNYITATYFLLAERKLRAHRLQQADLAKNSVSSPVMSIRQSGGSLDESTIQTSNDTSKFIQDSQVSKDDMVNGVLHNKLSEVRTGGRMRTFSILEEEEEEEEEEPKEDADDKKEEEDTTDKGQRSRSGSRSGSRSGSRSGSRSGSRRGSRASSNSSLKEKCVRDMKLDLSLLHRLECVRRGSGSHQGSLQGSAATSPSGDDPPLPEPPFPPSSNIGLGRGRAKSAGTSPATTPPSSLAPPNFNTTTTNNNSNNNNNNNNNTNNLSTNTPQGPMLPPPRITPQSSVSSSPTSQASSPTSPGPQQLPSSPKNQGSFFNHKFKTLPSPNRRLHSVRSSPQLMLNEIFEEGESDGEGSSGSNRMTSTSSNNVGGAVASPVVMRRHRLVRSRTASCSSSDASDDDQDARKRRQQRVLTRHLARDLLDEQCDSQEVLTSINIEKVDGFQTSEVIVEEPNNQTLIPPPVADSISSVQGQANARGNRPLSAACDEERKAGNHKEEAGSTENMLDIDTTLRESRSLNCIVLATGEQEGELPACSVSEASLLEQCASSNITVSTDNVTTIYIENRSCSESAKDNKQPHADNIRDRVVIRVTDDNGQCEDNITEGLESPSENPLTSSSKDVGSSQVIGASDVVVGLIDSPRPVRQAGTRPVSDSQVITRPPHSPSLIKSVSNMETLSGNGEKPGNKFSLRTSATNGSLAAGRNHCVTDINQNTGGRKNRSEKSNGALAIQGTSKCCSLS